The Christiangramia forsetii KT0803 DNA segment TGTTCAATAATATCGAATTCGCTGGAAGTCAAATAGTATTCCGGCATATCCATGATTTTCTGAAATAATTTATCTCCCCTCTTGTCATAAATATATTTAGACAGAAGATATTTAGGATAGCTCGTCAATCCTTTATAAGTGTCCTCAGCAAAAGCTGACTCGAACATGGTTTCTGGTGGGTTTTTCATTTAAAATTTATAATTATTTCACCAGTCTAAAGCCTGTGAATTGCCATCTGAGCTGTGGATGAAAAAAATTTCTATAAGTTGGTCTGGTATGGTCTCTTGAGGTAGCAACAGAGCCGCCTCTTAGAACTTTTTGGTTCACCATAAATTTGCCATTGTATTCACCAAGAGCTCCTTCAGGTTTTTTATAATTTGGATAAGGAGAGTATGCACTCTCTGTCCATTCCCATCTGCTGCCCCAGTCAAAATGTTTCTGAGCTGTTTCCCATTCTTCTTCCGTAGGCAGCCTCATTCCTTTCCATTGTGCAAACGCGAAGGCTTCATAATATGAAATATGAGTAGCCGGAGCTTTCGGGTTTAATTTCTCAAGGCCGTTTAAGGTATATTGATGCCATTCGTTTTCTATAGTATGCCAGTAAGCTGGAGAGCTTATTTCATTTTCATTTATCCAATCCCATCCTTCTGCATGCCATAAAAGCACATCTTTATAACCGTCGTCCTCTATGAATTCTATAAATTCTCCATTGGTGATCAGCTTATTCGAGATATTGAAATTCTCGATGTATTTCTTATGAACCCCTTTCTCGTTATCATAGGAAAAGCCCTCAGTTTTATGCCCGATCTCATTAACTCCTTCAGGAATATTGATCCATTCCTGCTGAAAATCCTGAATGATGTTCTCTTTAAATTCATCATTATATTTAGGCAGCAGCGGATTGTTTCCAAGAATGTATTTTATATCGGCATACAGCAATTCCTGATGCTGTTTTTCATGATGACATCCAATCTCAATAACTCCAAGTATTTCCTTGTCAAGTTCATTGTTATTCAGGAATTTCAGCATTTGTTCAGTAACATACTTTCTGAATTTATATATCCATGCTACCGTAGGACGGGATAGATTACCTCTATTGGTTCTTATAACCTTTTCACCTACACTTTCATAATAGCTATTGAAAACATAGGCCGTATTTTCATCGTAGAGTTTGTGTGTATCTACATATTTCTTCAATACAAATTCCTCAAAGAACCAGGTGGTATGTCCCAGATGCCATTTTGGTGGAGAAACATTCTCGACAGGCTGGACTACGTAATCTTCTGTTTCAAGAAATGAACATATCTTCTCAGAATCTGATCTGGTTTCTTTAAAAAGTTGAATTAATTCTTGTTGTGAAAGCATAAAAAAGAGTGATACGTTTTGGTATCACTCAAATTTACAATTTTTTAAAAACCACTTTGCTAATCAGTCGTTAAGGTGGAGTTAAATATATTATTTTCTTAAAAAGTTAAAGGAATTGTGTATTTAATAGCTTTAGGTTTTCCTGCTAATTTACCCGGCGTCATTTCAGGAATAGATTCCATTAATCTCTTAGCCTCTTTTTTCAATTCAGCATGTTTACTTTCAACTGAGTTTACCACGACATTTCCTTCTTCATTCACTTCCATTTTGACAATCGCCTTTCCTCGAATCCATTCACCTTTGGCGTTTTTGGAATATTTAATATTTTCTTTTATATGCTTCATCAGCATACTGTTAAAACAGTCTTTTTGGTTATCTGCGTTCTCGCAGCCATTCCATACCGGTGCTGTCTCTTTCATAGAAATTTTGTTGCCCTTCACACTTACGTCTTCCTGCGAAAAACCGATCATTCCGGTTAGCATCACAGCAATAATCAATAATTTTTTCATAGTTATTTTATAATTTAATTAGATAATTAGAAATTAAAAGGAACGGTAAAAGTTCTTGAGTCGGCTTCACCATTTAAAGTTCCAGGCTCCATTTCCGGGATTTTTTTAATCATTTCCCGTGCCGCTTTATTTACTTCAGGCTCTTTTCCTTCAATAGAGTTTACAACAATCTCGCCATTCTCGTTGATATCAAAAGATAGTGTAACTTTTCCTCTTATATATTCTCCCGCATCATTTTTCGGATATTCATAATTCTTACTTACATGTTTTGAAAGTTTCTGGTTAAAACACTTCTTTATGTCTTCGCTATTCTCACATCCCGGCCATATCGGGGAGGTTTGCTGAGCATTTGCAAGACCAATTCCGCTAAGTAAAAAACACGTAATAACAATTAATTTTTTCATAATAGATTTTAATTTTAGAAAATTCAACTAAATCGCAACCTTGGCTTTTATACCCGGGTGCGGATCGTAATCCTCTAATGTAAAATCTTCAAACTTAAAATCAAAAATATCTTTAACTTCAGGGTTAATCTTCATGATTGGTAGTTGCCTTGGCTCCCTGCTTAATTGTAATTCTACCTGTTCCATATGATTGCTGTAAATATGGGCATCTCCAAAAGTATGTATAAAATCACCCGCTTCGTAACCGCAAACTTGAGCCATCATCATGGTGAGCAGGGCATATGAAGCAATGTTAAAAGGTACTCCCAGAAATATATCGGCACTTCTCTGGTAAAGCTGGCAGGATAATTTTCCATCGGCTACATAAAACTGAAAAAACGCGTGACAGGGGGGAAGGGCGGCCTTTCCGTTGGCAACATTTTCCGAAAATGAAACACTTGTATCTGGAAGCACCGAAGGATTCCAGGCTGAAACCAGCATTCTTCGGCTATTGGGATTATGCTTCAAGGAGTGTACAATTTCTTTAATCTGATCTATTTCTTCACCATTCCAGTTTCTCCACTGGTGGCCATATACCGGTCCAAGATCTCCATTGTCATCTGCCCATTCATTCCAAATACGAACACCGTTTTCCTTCAAATATTCAATATTGGTATCACCTTTAAGAAACCATAATAATTCGTAAATGATAGATTTAAGGTGTAATTTTTTTGTAGTTACCATAGGGAAACCTTCGCTAAGGTCAAATCTCATCTGGTAGCCAAATACACTTTTAGTTCCCGTGCCGGTACGGTCCCCTTTTTGTGCTCCTTGCTCTAGTACGTGTTTTAAGAGATCATGATACTGTTTCATTCAAATATATTTTTATCGGAAAAACTTCAGGTTTAATTCCAATAAAAATAACAAAACATGTAAAATTTGAAGTCTTAATTTAGATGTATTCGGGAATAGTTATCAACGTTGATTTAACTAATCATCAGAATCTTTTACAGCGCAATGATCGGCATGCCAGGCATTGCGTTCTCCCATTGGTTTCTGAACTCCGCTTGTGGTATCATATCTGGTTTGATGTTCCATTTCAGAATTTATTTCTGCGCCCATTAGCACGATAAAAGCGGTGAGAAATAGCCATAGCATTAGTATGGCCACTGCGGCGAAACTTCCGTAGAGATCATCATAACTTCCAAAATTTCCCACGTACCAAGAAAAACCCATGGAGCCGGCAAGCCAGAAAATTGTTCCGAGAATGGCTCCCCAGCTAACCCACCTGAATTTTGGACGTGAACGATTTGGCGCAATTTTATAAACCATGCTGAGCGTACTAATGAGGATTATGCCCAGAAATACCCAACGTAGCCAGGTAAGCATGTCCTCTAAACCTGGAGTAAGACCAATATTTTTTACTAAAAGAGGAAAGAAGATTACAATTAAGAGGCTTATAAGGCCAATTACAACTCCCGCCAGTGTAAATAATAGTGTTAGTAAGTTCTTCTTTATGAGTCCTCTATTGTCCGTTTCATCATAAGCTATATTGACTCCCTGGAATAAGGCACTGGTTCCTTTATTTGCACTCCAGATACTTACCAGAATACTGACTAACAATCCCCATCCTATTTCTTTTCTGTCTTGATTTATAACGGGATTTAAAATATCGGTAATCATGCCGTAAGCCTGTTCCGGCAGTATGAGGGTAAGTCGTGATAATTGTTCCTGAATTTGAATGGGATCTAATACCAGACTATAGATAGAAATGGCCACAACGATGGTTGGAAAAATTGATAAGAAAAAATAAAACGCGACTCCTGCTGAAACGATCTGTACATGGTCTACATTCATCTCTTTATAGACTCGTTTTCCAATATCAATCCAGCCTTTTAATGGAATTTGATGAGGCCATTCTGCATCTTCCCCACGGTATTTTCTAGTGTTTTCTGGTTGATTCATTTTTAAACTGCAATTGCAAAAAAGATGAATATTAAATTCCATCGCAATTTAGACGATAACTATCGTCCTGACGAAAATCAAATTACAAAGTTTTCTAAAAACTTAAGTTTAAGTAAATATTTATCCAATGATCATTCCGGCAATAGTTGCTGAAAGTAAAGAGGCTAAAGTACCACCAATCAAAGCTTTCATTCCAAACTCAGAGAGCGTTTTTCTCTGGCCGGGAGCCAAAGATCCAATTCCTCCAATTTGAATACCTATGGAAGCGAAATTTGCAAAACCACATAGCATGTAAGTAGCCATAATTACGGATTTTTCATAATTAAGACTTAGAGCGTTTGCCGGATTTTTAAGGTCGGCTAATTGAACATATCCAACAAACTCACTTGCGGCAAGTTTGATCCCCAATAATTGCCCCATAAGCATCATATCTTCTTTTGCAACTCCAATTAACCACATTAAAGGCGCGAAAATAATTCCGAGGATAGATTCAAGAGAGAATTTTGAATAAGGGGTGTACTGTGCCATTACGCTATTTAAGGTAGTTAGTCCTCCAATATATCCAAGGACATAATTGATCATAGCAATAAAAGCGATAAAAACCAATAGCATCGCAGCCACGTTGGCGGCTAGTTTTAAACCTTCAGTAGTCCCATTTGCGATAGCATCCAGGATATTGGAGCCTATCTTTTCTGAAGAAACTTCCACATCCTGATTTACAGCTTCCTGTTGAGGATATAATATTTTTGAAATTACAATTGCTCCCGGAGCAGCCATCACCGATGCGGCTAAAAGGTGTTTGGCGAATTGTAACCTAAGTTCAGGGTCATCACCGCCTAAAAAACCGATATATGCAGCAAGTACACCTCCGGCAACGGTAGCCATACCACCAACCATTACCAGAAGAATTTCAGATCTGGTCATTCGTTCCAGATAAGCTTTGATCATTAACGGAGCCTCAGTTTGTCCAAGAAAAATGTTCCCTGCGACACTCAGGCTTTCAGGTCCAGAAATACCTAATAATTTTGTTAGCACCCATGCCATCCCTTTTACTACGATCTGGATCACTCCTAAATAGAAAAGCACAGAGGTTAACGCTGAAAAGAAGATAATAGTAGGTAAAACCTGGAATAAAAATATAAAACCAAAACTATCAACATCCATCATTCCGCCAAGCAGAAATTCACTACCCGCAGCGGTAAAATCAAGAATAAGCACAAAAATATTACCTACAAATTCGAAAATATTCTGGATAAAAGTAATCTTTAAAACACCAATCGCAAGTATTAACTGAGCTGCCAGGCCTAAGCCTGCAGTCTTCCAGTTTATGGCCCTTCGGTTACTGCTAAAAATAAAAGCTATAAAGATTAAAGATATCATTCCAATGATACCACGAGTTAAGCTGGATGTGCTAATCCCTGCACTTGGAATCATTTCTTTGGCGGTATTTGCCGGAATTACCTCAGAAGCTTCCTGATTTCTGACTTCCAGATTATAAGCAAAACCTTTCGAGGAAATCACCATTTTAGAATCTGTGAGTTCCGAAACACGCAGATTTTGGATGGTATCTTTAGGGGTGTTATAAAATAATACGAGCAGTTTATTTTGGTAGAGATAATCTCCGGCGGCAAGTGTGTCTCCATCTTTTTCGTTTAGAAAATTGAAACGGCCTTCCTTAAAATTAATTTCTTTCGCGCCCCCAAATATTTGCTGTTGACCCAGACTATCTGCAGAATTATTAAGTTGCCAGTTTTTTGAAATCGTTTGAGAAGAAGCTGATGTAATTGAAAATACAATCAGGAATAGACAACACCAGATTTTGTTCATTTCGGGTTATTTTCTTTTGGAAATTTCGTCCCGGATTCGGGCCGCTTTTTCATAATTTTCCTGACTTACAGCTTGAGAAAGTAATTCTTTTAATTCTTCCAGAGACATTTTTTTATAATCTGAAGTATCATCAGACTTTAACTCTATTTCCTCTTTAAGAAGTTCTTCTTCAATAATTTCTTCTTCTACTTTTTCCTCTTGTTCTCGCTGCTTTTCTTCGGCTTTTAAGTATATACCGGCTTTATCAAGAATATTCTTATAAGTGAATATTGGGGCATCAAATCTAAGAGCTAATGCAATAGCATCGCTGGTTCTGGCATCGATAATCTCTTCGATCCCATCTCTCTCGCAGATAAGGCTTGAATAAAAAACTCCGTCAACCAATTTATGGATAATAACCTGCTTGACCACGATCTCAAACCTATCAGAAAAGTTTTTGAAAAGATCATGTGTAAGAGGTCTTGGAGGTTTTATTTCTTTTTCCAGAGCAATTGCAATTGATTGTGCCTCAAATGCTCCTATCACAATTGGTAACTTTCGTTCGCCCCCAACTTCGTTGAGAATCAATGCGTAAGCTCCGTTTTGTGTTTGACTATAAGATATTCCCTTAATATTCAATCGCACTAAACTCATACTTCAGTAAAATTAAAAAGGCTGTCTAAAATAAGGACATTTACCATATTTAGACAGCCCCTTTATGGCTCGCAATTTATGAAAATTATGCGTTTTTCTCTTTAAATTCCTTCAATTTTTCATTTAACTTCGGTACTACTTCGAAGGCATCACCAACAATTCCATAATCTGCAGCTTTGAAGAAAGGTGCTTCTGGATCATTGTTGATCACCACTTTAGTTTTTGCAGCATTAATTCCCGCAAGATGCTGTATAGCTCCTGAAATACCAATAGCAATATACAGGTTGGAAGCAACAGGTTTTCCTGTTTGTCCCACGTGTTCGCTATGTGGTCTCCATCCCATATCACTCACTGGCTTGGAACATGCAGTAGCAGCTCCAAGAATTTCTGCCATTTCTTCTACCATTCCCCAATTTTCAGGGCCTTTAAGGCCACGACCACCAGATACGACAACTTCCGCATCTGCAATCGTTACTTTATCTGTAGCTTTATCTACAGATTCTACATTTACTGAAAAGTCTTCTTCAGAAAGATTAGGACTGAAATCTTCTGTTGCCGCATCACCCTGAGCTTCTTTAAGTCCGTAAGCATTTTTAGACAATCCAATCACTTTTACATCGGTAGTGATTTTAGTAAAACTGAAAGCTTTGTTTGTGAAAGCAGTCCTTTTTACTGTAAATGGATCTGTGCTTTCCGGAAGGCCAACTACATTAGATGCGTAGCCTGCTTCAAGTTGTACGGCCAATAAAGGTGCAAGATATTTACTGTTTGCGCTTTGACTTAGAACAACTACTTTACTTCCTTCTTTTTCAGCAGCCTGTTTAACGGCATCTGAGTAGGCTTCAGCGTTGAAATTCTTTAATTTATCACTATTTATATTAAGGACTTTATCAACTCCGTAATTTCCTAATTCTGAAACATCTTCTGCATTAAAAACAACTGCAGTTACAGATGTTCCCATTTTTTCAGCAACCCCTTTGGCATAAGAAGCAACTTCGTAGGAAGCTTTCTTGAATTTTCCTTGTTCTGATTCTATATATACTAAAACTGACATTTTCTTCTGATTTTAAATTTTGAAATTCTTTTTGATCCGTTGGAATTTAATTAGATCGCCTTCGCTTCATTATGAAGAAGGTCAATCAATTCATCAAGATTTTCAGGATCAATCAGTTTAACATCCCCTTTAGGAGCTGGCTTTTCAAATTTTACAGCCTCGGTCTTTAGAGAAGTATCAGCAGGTTCAACCACATTCAATGGTTTTTTACGTGCTTGCATAATTCCTCTCATGTTAGGGATACGAAGATCACTCTCTTCAACCAAGCCTTTTTGACCGCCAATTACTAGTGGAAGGGAAGCCGTAAGAGTCTCCTTACCGCCATCGATCTCACGGATCGCTTTGGCTTTTTCACCATCAATTTCCAGGCTTATGCAGTTATTTACGAAATTCGCTTTAATTAGTTGCGCTAACATTCCAGGTACCATTCCTCCATTATAATCAATAGATTCCCTTCCTGCAATTACAAGATCGTATCCACCGTCTGTTACCACTTTGGCAAGTTCTTTAGCAACCTGGTAGCCATCGTTTGCCGGAGTGTTTACTCTAATTGCGCTGTCTGCACCAATAGCAAGAGCTTTTCTAAGAGTAGGTTCTGTTTCGGCACCACCAACATTTATCACATCTACGCTCGCGCCTTGTTTTTCTTTAAACCACATCGCTCTAGTAAGACCAAATTCATCATTAGGGTTAATTACGAATTGAACACCATTTGTGTCAAATTTAGTGTCTCCTTCAGTGAAATTGATTTTCGATGTAGTGTCAGGCACGTGACTAATACATACTAAGATTTTCATATATAAGGTTCTTTTTTTTAATAAAACGTTTTCGTTGACGAAGGTAAGTATTTTAAATCAAAAAAAGCTATGCATGCATAATAAAATTAGCTTAAAGTAAAGAGTTAATTTTAAGTGATTTTTAGTATTTGATCGGTTTATCTGGGAATTATTCATTCTAAACTATAAAATATTAAGATTTACCTGTAAAGTTGCTGTAAGCCTTTTATGAATGCTGAAGTTGGAAAAATTTTAATCGCCAATTATGGTATTTACCTTATTGAATTACTATTTTTGCTGTGCAGGAATAAAAAATAAGATATTATATAATGAGGACAATTCAATTTAGGGAAGCCGTTCAAGAAGCGATGAGCGAGGAAATGCGTCTGGACGACAGCATCTATTTAATGGGAGAAGAAGTTGCTGAATATAATGGAGCTTATAAGGCTTCAAAAGGAATGTTAGATGAATTTGGTCCTGAAAGAGTTATAGATACTCCTATTTCAGAACTTGGGTTTTCCGGAATTGGGGTTGGTTCTGCAATGAATGGAAACAGACCTATTATTGAATTCATGACCTTCAATTTCTCTCTTGTTGGAATTGATCAGATTATAAATAACGCTGCTAAAATGAGACAAATGAGCGGCGGGCAATTTAATATTCCAATTGTATTTCGCGGGCCTACAGGTTCAGCCGGTCAGTTAGGTGCAACGCACTCTCAGGCTTTTGAAAGCTGGTTCGCAAATACTCCGGGACTTAAAGTAATTGTTCCTTCAAATCCTTATGACGCTAAAGGACTTCTGAAAGCGGCCATTCGTGATGACGATCCGGTTATTTTTATGGAGAGTGAACAGATGTATGGAGATAAAGGTGAAGTGCCGGAAGATGAATATATAATTGAAATTGGGAAAGCCGATATTAAAAGAGAAGGAAGTGATGTAACCATCGTATCTTTCGGAAAGATCATCAAGGAAGCTTATAAAGCGGCAGAAC contains these protein-coding regions:
- a CDS encoding NupC/NupG family nucleoside CNT transporter, with amino-acid sequence MNKIWCCLFLIVFSITSASSQTISKNWQLNNSADSLGQQQIFGGAKEINFKEGRFNFLNEKDGDTLAAGDYLYQNKLLVLFYNTPKDTIQNLRVSELTDSKMVISSKGFAYNLEVRNQEASEVIPANTAKEMIPSAGISTSSLTRGIIGMISLIFIAFIFSSNRRAINWKTAGLGLAAQLILAIGVLKITFIQNIFEFVGNIFVLILDFTAAGSEFLLGGMMDVDSFGFIFLFQVLPTIIFFSALTSVLFYLGVIQIVVKGMAWVLTKLLGISGPESLSVAGNIFLGQTEAPLMIKAYLERMTRSEILLVMVGGMATVAGGVLAAYIGFLGGDDPELRLQFAKHLLAASVMAAPGAIVISKILYPQQEAVNQDVEVSSEKIGSNILDAIANGTTEGLKLAANVAAMLLVFIAFIAMINYVLGYIGGLTTLNSVMAQYTPYSKFSLESILGIIFAPLMWLIGVAKEDMMLMGQLLGIKLAASEFVGYVQLADLKNPANALSLNYEKSVIMATYMLCGFANFASIGIQIGGIGSLAPGQRKTLSEFGMKALIGGTLASLLSATIAGMIIG
- a CDS encoding energy transducer TonB — translated: MKKLLIIAVMLTGMIGFSQEDVSVKGNKISMKETAPVWNGCENADNQKDCFNSMLMKHIKENIKYSKNAKGEWIRGKAIVKMEVNEEGNVVVNSVESKHAELKKEAKRLMESIPEMTPGKLAGKPKAIKYTIPLTF
- a CDS encoding energy transducer TonB, coding for MKKLIVITCFLLSGIGLANAQQTSPIWPGCENSEDIKKCFNQKLSKHVSKNYEYPKNDAGEYIRGKVTLSFDINENGEIVVNSIEGKEPEVNKAAREMIKKIPEMEPGTLNGEADSRTFTVPFNF
- a CDS encoding bifunctional nuclease family protein; the protein is MSLVRLNIKGISYSQTQNGAYALILNEVGGERKLPIVIGAFEAQSIAIALEKEIKPPRPLTHDLFKNFSDRFEIVVKQVIIHKLVDGVFYSSLICERDGIEEIIDARTSDAIALALRFDAPIFTYKNILDKAGIYLKAEEKQREQEEKVEEEIIEEELLKEEIELKSDDTSDYKKMSLEELKELLSQAVSQENYEKAARIRDEISKRK
- a CDS encoding pyruvate dehydrogenase complex E1 component subunit beta, which translates into the protein MRTIQFREAVQEAMSEEMRLDDSIYLMGEEVAEYNGAYKASKGMLDEFGPERVIDTPISELGFSGIGVGSAMNGNRPIIEFMTFNFSLVGIDQIINNAAKMRQMSGGQFNIPIVFRGPTGSAGQLGATHSQAFESWFANTPGLKVIVPSNPYDAKGLLKAAIRDDDPVIFMESEQMYGDKGEVPEDEYIIEIGKADIKREGSDVTIVSFGKIIKEAYKAAEQLAEEDISCEIIDLRTVRPLDHDAILESVKKTNRLVILEESWPFGNISTEITYQVQSKAFDYLDAPIVKINTADTPAPYSPVLLKEWLPNSEDVVKAVKKVMYK
- a CDS encoding YihY/virulence factor BrkB family protein yields the protein MNQPENTRKYRGEDAEWPHQIPLKGWIDIGKRVYKEMNVDHVQIVSAGVAFYFFLSIFPTIVVAISIYSLVLDPIQIQEQLSRLTLILPEQAYGMITDILNPVINQDRKEIGWGLLVSILVSIWSANKGTSALFQGVNIAYDETDNRGLIKKNLLTLLFTLAGVVIGLISLLIVIFFPLLVKNIGLTPGLEDMLTWLRWVFLGIILISTLSMVYKIAPNRSRPKFRWVSWGAILGTIFWLAGSMGFSWYVGNFGSYDDLYGSFAAVAILMLWLFLTAFIVLMGAEINSEMEHQTRYDTTSGVQKPMGERNAWHADHCAVKDSDD
- a CDS encoding electron transfer flavoprotein subunit alpha/FixB family protein is translated as MSVLVYIESEQGKFKKASYEVASYAKGVAEKMGTSVTAVVFNAEDVSELGNYGVDKVLNINSDKLKNFNAEAYSDAVKQAAEKEGSKVVVLSQSANSKYLAPLLAVQLEAGYASNVVGLPESTDPFTVKRTAFTNKAFSFTKITTDVKVIGLSKNAYGLKEAQGDAATEDFSPNLSEEDFSVNVESVDKATDKVTIADAEVVVSGGRGLKGPENWGMVEEMAEILGAATACSKPVSDMGWRPHSEHVGQTGKPVASNLYIAIGISGAIQHLAGINAAKTKVVINNDPEAPFFKAADYGIVGDAFEVVPKLNEKLKEFKEKNA
- a CDS encoding thymidylate synthase, with the protein product MKQYHDLLKHVLEQGAQKGDRTGTGTKSVFGYQMRFDLSEGFPMVTTKKLHLKSIIYELLWFLKGDTNIEYLKENGVRIWNEWADDNGDLGPVYGHQWRNWNGEEIDQIKEIVHSLKHNPNSRRMLVSAWNPSVLPDTSVSFSENVANGKAALPPCHAFFQFYVADGKLSCQLYQRSADIFLGVPFNIASYALLTMMMAQVCGYEAGDFIHTFGDAHIYSNHMEQVELQLSREPRQLPIMKINPEVKDIFDFKFEDFTLEDYDPHPGIKAKVAI
- the egtB gene encoding ergothioneine biosynthesis protein EgtB, with the protein product MLSQQELIQLFKETRSDSEKICSFLETEDYVVQPVENVSPPKWHLGHTTWFFEEFVLKKYVDTHKLYDENTAYVFNSYYESVGEKVIRTNRGNLSRPTVAWIYKFRKYVTEQMLKFLNNNELDKEILGVIEIGCHHEKQHQELLYADIKYILGNNPLLPKYNDEFKENIIQDFQQEWINIPEGVNEIGHKTEGFSYDNEKGVHKKYIENFNISNKLITNGEFIEFIEDDGYKDVLLWHAEGWDWINENEISSPAYWHTIENEWHQYTLNGLEKLNPKAPATHISYYEAFAFAQWKGMRLPTEEEWETAQKHFDWGSRWEWTESAYSPYPNYKKPEGALGEYNGKFMVNQKVLRGGSVATSRDHTRPTYRNFFHPQLRWQFTGFRLVK
- a CDS encoding electron transfer flavoprotein subunit beta/FixA family protein produces the protein MKILVCISHVPDTTSKINFTEGDTKFDTNGVQFVINPNDEFGLTRAMWFKEKQGASVDVINVGGAETEPTLRKALAIGADSAIRVNTPANDGYQVAKELAKVVTDGGYDLVIAGRESIDYNGGMVPGMLAQLIKANFVNNCISLEIDGEKAKAIREIDGGKETLTASLPLVIGGQKGLVEESDLRIPNMRGIMQARKKPLNVVEPADTSLKTEAVKFEKPAPKGDVKLIDPENLDELIDLLHNEAKAI